The genome window CCCTCGGCCATGGTCAGATCGGCCTCGCCAACTGGGGCGGCGCCCACACCCGCTTCACCGCCGTGGAGGTCGGCTGACATGCCCGCCATTGACGAGTCCGATGGGCGCTTCCTCCGCCTGCGCTCGCTGCTCTACGTCCCCGCCGATCGCGAGCGCTTCGTCGCCGGCGCGGCCGGACGCGGCGCCGATGCGGTGATCCTCGACCTCGAGGACGGCGTCGCCGAATCCGCCAAGCCCGCCGCCCGTTCGGCGCTGGCTGCCGCGGTGTCGCAGGCGGGATCCGCCGGGGCGCGGGTCTTCGTCCGCATCAACAGCCGGCTGGCCCATGCCGCCGCCGACGTCGAGGCCGCGGTGCGGGCCGGGGCGGACGGGCTGTTCGTGCCGAAGACCGACGACCCGCAATGGCCTCGGCTGATCGCCGAGCGCGCCGGGGAGGTGGAGCGTGAGGTCGGGCGGCCGGAAGGCTGGACCCGGCTGGTGCCGATGATCGAGAGCCTGCGCGGCCTCGACCGGCGGGCGGAGATCGCCGCGGCCACGCCGCGCAACCTCGCTTTGGTCTGCGGCGGCGAGGATCTGTCGGCCGAGATCGGGGCCGACCCGGCCGCCGAGGTGATGCGCCTGGCCAAGCTGCAGATCCTGATGGCCGCGCGGGCCGCCGGCCTGACCGCGTTCGGGCTGATGGGATCGCTGGCCGGGATCGACGACCTCGACGCCCTGCGCCGCGCGGCGGAGGAGGCGGCGCGCCAGGGCTTCGAGGGCGCCAGCTGCATCCACCCGGCCCAGGTGGCGGTGCTGAACCGCGCCTTCACCCCGGACGAGGCCGCGGTCGAGCATGCCCGCCGGGTGGTCGCGGCGCTGCAGCCGGGGCAGGGGACGGCCAAGGTCGACGGCCGCATGGTCGACGCCCCGGTCGTCGCCCGTGCCCGCCGGGTGTTGGCGAGGGCCGGGGTGGCGGAGTCGGGCTGAGCCGGCGGCCGCGCCATGAAGGCGCCGAACGGGGCAACGGCGAATAGTTGAGAATGGATTGCATTCTCGATACATTCGCTCCGTCCAACTCGAGCCGCGGGGTGTCGTGAAGAAGCTGTCTCGGATCCTGGATGCCTTCGGGGCCAACGCACCCGGCATGGCGGCCGGCCTGTATGGCAGGGTGCGCTGCCGGGCGCGCTCCGCCGACATCCTGCAGGACGCCTGGATCAGGCTGGCCGAGCTCGGCACCGACGGTGCGGTGGAGAACCCGCAGGCCTATGTCCGCCGCACGGTGCGCAATGCCGCGACCGACCATCTGCGCAAGGAACGCCGGCGGGCGGCGATTGATCAGGAGGTGCACGACCTGCTGTGGGACAGCGCCGACGAGATGT of Inquilinus sp. Marseille-Q2685 contains these proteins:
- a CDS encoding RNA polymerase sigma factor, with product MKKLSRILDAFGANAPGMAAGLYGRVRCRARSADILQDAWIRLAELGTDGAVENPQAYVRRTVRNAATDHLRKERRRAAIDQEVHDLLWDSADEMSPERIAIGREAVAALGRALAEMPEQSRRVFLMNRFEGRTHRQIARDLGVSETTVYYHIRRVLERLSELRDSLAD
- a CDS encoding CoA ester lyase encodes the protein MPAIDESDGRFLRLRSLLYVPADRERFVAGAAGRGADAVILDLEDGVAESAKPAARSALAAAVSQAGSAGARVFVRINSRLAHAAADVEAAVRAGADGLFVPKTDDPQWPRLIAERAGEVEREVGRPEGWTRLVPMIESLRGLDRRAEIAAATPRNLALVCGGEDLSAEIGADPAAEVMRLAKLQILMAARAAGLTAFGLMGSLAGIDDLDALRRAAEEAARQGFEGASCIHPAQVAVLNRAFTPDEAAVEHARRVVAALQPGQGTAKVDGRMVDAPVVARARRVLARAGVAESG